The Sphingobacteriales bacterium genome includes a window with the following:
- a CDS encoding DUF3857 and transglutaminase domain-containing protein, translated as MIFRQITVFFVLFFTLLLQLSAADYSDLIKTAGDASKYPNSPVLVIFDSTRVEVMESGLSHFHLHLLYKALTEKGAFDLSIQKFGYEPMSMFMSVKKVKIYRNDGHIEELAKDRIFDYPAPASLILWGAREQMIAIGRLEPGEAVEIEIYKKGYTYALLEEDEDKYIPPMRGHYYDIVPFWSSWQTLEKVYQTILPSAKLLQYSFYNGEITPVVRNLDGKICYSFCKKNISPLEREPNMVDPFDVAPKLILTTAPDWPSKSRWFYKVNEDYGSFQWTPDIKAKTDEILKGAKDELDSVSRLTHWVADNIRYFGLNMGCGEGYTLHKAEMTFEDRCGVCKDKAGMLVTMLRAAGFEAYAAMTMAGSRIENIPADHFNHSVTAVRLSDGQLHMLDPTWVPFVRELWSSREQQQNYIIGTPKGEQLQEIPVSPAKNHYFNLTVESKLHEDGSLSGKLFLIAEGQSDAAFRSSLTRTFRNNWERLMETELLSVFPQMTIEKISFSDAYDYSEPFRLEAVFHIGNFANVVDNQFIFTPFSATAIFKNFHPHLKINLQSEKKKYGFRDACSKWIEIYETMELPFSMNAVFIPQVKDIEGTPASFFSSFQIKDKTLIFKENVSLNKRVYEKEDWPVFRQVVNNQVRLAASKIILNKITF; from the coding sequence ATGATTTTCAGGCAAATTACTGTTTTTTTTGTGCTTTTTTTCACCCTTTTACTCCAGCTGTCAGCTGCCGATTATTCCGACCTGATCAAAACTGCCGGAGATGCCTCGAAATATCCTAATTCTCCTGTTTTAGTCATTTTTGACAGCACAAGGGTGGAAGTAATGGAATCAGGACTGAGCCATTTTCATTTGCATTTACTATACAAAGCATTGACTGAAAAAGGAGCTTTCGACCTGAGTATTCAAAAGTTTGGCTATGAGCCAATGAGCATGTTTATGTCGGTAAAAAAGGTGAAGATTTACAGGAATGACGGACATATTGAAGAGCTTGCCAAAGACAGGATTTTCGATTATCCGGCACCAGCTTCCCTGATCCTTTGGGGTGCACGCGAGCAAATGATTGCCATAGGCAGACTGGAACCGGGAGAAGCCGTTGAAATTGAGATTTATAAAAAAGGTTACACTTATGCCCTACTTGAGGAAGATGAGGATAAATATATTCCTCCTATGCGCGGGCATTATTACGATATAGTTCCTTTCTGGAGCAGCTGGCAGACTCTTGAAAAGGTTTATCAAACAATCCTTCCTTCGGCCAAACTGCTTCAATATTCATTTTACAATGGCGAAATTACTCCAGTTGTCAGGAATCTGGATGGAAAAATCTGCTATTCATTTTGCAAGAAAAACATTTCTCCTCTTGAAAGGGAACCCAATATGGTTGATCCTTTCGATGTGGCACCAAAACTCATTCTGACAACCGCTCCCGATTGGCCTTCAAAGTCGAGATGGTTTTACAAAGTGAATGAAGACTACGGGAGTTTTCAATGGACACCGGATATTAAAGCCAAAACTGACGAAATTTTGAAAGGAGCCAAAGATGAGTTAGACTCTGTTTCAAGACTGACGCATTGGGTTGCCGACAATATCAGGTATTTCGGGCTTAACATGGGTTGCGGAGAAGGATATACCCTCCATAAAGCGGAAATGACCTTTGAAGACCGCTGCGGGGTTTGCAAAGATAAGGCTGGCATGCTCGTTACCATGCTTCGTGCAGCCGGATTTGAAGCTTATGCCGCCATGACCATGGCAGGATCACGTATTGAAAATATTCCTGCCGACCATTTCAATCATTCCGTTACTGCGGTCAGGTTGTCAGACGGCCAGCTTCATATGCTCGATCCTACCTGGGTACCTTTTGTCAGGGAGCTTTGGTCGAGCCGTGAACAACAACAAAACTATATTATCGGAACCCCAAAAGGCGAACAGCTGCAGGAAATTCCTGTTTCTCCGGCTAAAAACCATTATTTTAACCTGACAGTTGAATCAAAACTCCATGAAGACGGCAGTCTCAGCGGTAAACTTTTCCTGATTGCTGAAGGGCAAAGCGATGCCGCATTCCGCTCTTCTCTTACAAGGACTTTCCGCAACAATTGGGAAAGATTGATGGAAACAGAGTTATTATCAGTCTTTCCTCAGATGACTATTGAAAAGATTTCATTTTCAGATGCTTATGATTATAGTGAGCCTTTCAGGCTGGAAGCTGTTTTCCACATTGGTAATTTTGCAAATGTTGTTGATAACCAGTTCATTTTTACCCCATTTTCAGCAACTGCCATTTTTAAAAATTTTCATCCACACCTGAAAATTAATCTGCAGTCTGAAAAAAAGAAATATGGCTTTCGGGATGCCTGCTCAAAATGGATTGAAATTTATGAAACCATGGAGCTGCCTTTTTCTATGAACGCTGTTTTTATTCCTCAGGTAAAAGACATTGAGGGAACCCCTGCTTCATTCTTTTCATCCTTTCAGATTAAAGATAAGACACTGATCTTCAAGGAAAATGTTTCCTTAAATAAACGGGTATATGAAAAAGAAGACTGGCCTGTATTCAGGCAGGTGGTAAACAATCAGGTCAGGCTTGCTGCTTCAAAAATTATTTTAAATAAAATAACTTTCTGA
- a CDS encoding Re/Si-specific NAD(P)(+) transhydrogenase subunit alpha has protein sequence MILGILKEKEPEKRVALLPEDAATLVKMKVHVRIESGAGETAFASDNDYVAQGVEITDRNTILTQSDIVICINTPEKSEMDKIGEQKTIMSVFNPLSDVETVKYLKNKNLTAFSFDIIPRTTRAQAMDILSSMATVSGYRAVLDAARFLPTFFPMFMTAAGTIKPAKVLILGAGVAGLQALATARKLGAQVEVFDVRSAVREEVKSLGGKFVEVEGAVEDKAAGGYAVEQTEEYKRKQQEAIHNHAVKSDVIIATAQIPGKRAPILLKKETVEAMKPGSVIIDLAASTGGNCELTENASTVVKNGVTIIGKSDYPATMPVDASRMFGKNIINFLKLLIDKEGNYNINLEDDIVKGTCVTHSGNIISERIKSVVEP, from the coding sequence ATGATTCTGGGAATACTCAAAGAAAAAGAGCCTGAAAAAAGAGTGGCATTGCTGCCCGAAGATGCCGCTACGCTGGTTAAAATGAAAGTTCATGTCAGAATAGAATCAGGGGCGGGAGAAACAGCTTTTGCCAGCGACAACGACTATGTAGCTCAGGGCGTTGAAATAACTGACAGAAACACCATTTTGACACAAAGCGATATAGTCATCTGTATCAATACGCCCGAAAAATCGGAAATGGACAAAATCGGAGAGCAAAAAACCATCATGTCGGTGTTCAATCCCCTGTCAGATGTCGAAACGGTTAAATACCTGAAAAACAAAAACCTGACAGCATTCAGTTTTGACATTATTCCGCGTACAACCCGTGCTCAGGCCATGGATATCTTATCATCAATGGCAACTGTTTCAGGATACAGGGCTGTGCTCGATGCTGCCCGCTTTTTACCGACTTTCTTCCCTATGTTTATGACCGCTGCCGGTACCATCAAACCTGCAAAGGTGCTGATACTCGGAGCCGGTGTGGCAGGCCTGCAGGCACTTGCTACTGCCCGTAAACTGGGCGCCCAGGTTGAAGTATTCGATGTCAGGTCGGCTGTCAGGGAAGAAGTGAAAAGCCTTGGCGGAAAATTCGTGGAGGTTGAAGGGGCAGTTGAAGATAAAGCAGCCGGAGGTTATGCGGTTGAGCAAACGGAAGAATATAAAAGAAAACAGCAGGAAGCTATTCATAATCATGCAGTTAAATCGGATGTCATCATTGCCACTGCTCAGATTCCCGGTAAAAGAGCCCCTATACTGCTGAAGAAAGAAACGGTTGAAGCCATGAAACCCGGTAGTGTGATTATTGACCTCGCTGCTTCGACAGGTGGTAACTGCGAACTGACCGAAAATGCCAGTACAGTTGTGAAAAATGGTGTAACCATTATTGGCAAATCAGATTACCCTGCCACCATGCCTGTTGATGCCAGCCGTATGTTCGGGAAAAACATTATTAATTTCCTGAAACTGCTGATCGATAAGGAAGGAAATTATAACATTAATCTGGAAGATGATATTGTTAAAGGCACCTGTGTTACTCATTCGGGAAATATCATCAGCGAAAGAATAAAATCAGTTGTTGAACCTTAA
- the mtgA gene encoding monofunctional biosynthetic peptidoglycan transglycosylase: protein MIKARNKSNSFSHIIRKIILWILIVFFGSTLFFTLLYKFVPPPVTPLMIIRLFEQKKAGKPLTLQKKWVSLKNISGYMPAAVITCEDQHFLTHHGFDIKAIKKAQQHNARSKKKRGASTISQQTAKNVFLWPKRSWFRKGMEVYFTLLIEGIWGKKRIMEVYLNVIETGDGIYGVEKAAQYYFHKNAGTLTKREAALIAVCLPNPLKMKPNKLTGYRLRRLSWAMRQINYFYPVEFDKKKRKETEKQFIKQYKSRPEPPSEPDPMDEKPEEFLDESPVLPGEVIENIGEETETIEPDSLLK, encoded by the coding sequence ATGATAAAAGCCAGGAATAAGTCAAATTCATTTTCGCACATCATCAGAAAAATCATACTTTGGATTCTTATTGTATTTTTTGGCTCAACCCTATTTTTCACCTTGTTGTACAAGTTTGTACCACCACCAGTAACTCCCCTGATGATAATCCGGCTTTTTGAACAAAAAAAAGCAGGAAAACCCCTGACACTTCAAAAGAAATGGGTAAGCCTGAAAAATATTTCAGGATATATGCCCGCTGCAGTTATCACCTGCGAAGATCAACATTTTCTGACTCATCATGGTTTTGACATTAAAGCCATCAAAAAGGCACAGCAACACAATGCGCGAAGCAAAAAGAAAAGGGGCGCGAGTACCATTTCACAGCAAACAGCAAAAAATGTATTTCTCTGGCCAAAACGATCCTGGTTTCGTAAAGGAATGGAAGTTTATTTTACTTTGTTGATAGAAGGAATCTGGGGGAAGAAACGGATAATGGAGGTTTACCTGAATGTCATTGAAACCGGAGATGGTATTTATGGGGTAGAAAAGGCAGCTCAGTATTACTTTCACAAAAATGCCGGAACTTTAACCAAAAGAGAGGCTGCACTGATAGCAGTTTGTTTACCTAACCCGCTGAAAATGAAGCCAAACAAATTAACCGGTTATCGTCTCAGGCGATTATCATGGGCTATGCGTCAGATAAATTATTTTTATCCTGTCGAATTCGATAAGAAAAAGAGAAAAGAAACTGAAAAACAATTTATTAAACAATATAAAAGCCGTCCTGAACCTCCTTCAGAGCCGGACCCGATGGATGAAAAACCTGAAGAATTTCTGGATGAAAGTCCGGTTTTACCAGGAGAGGTGATTGAAAATATAGGTGAAGAAACTGAAACCATTGAGCCAGATTCACTTCTTAAATAA
- a CDS encoding DUF3857 domain-containing protein, with translation MKKLIIILLTVASFRLFAGNEDAVYLKMEKTFILHQDGTIEQRYSHDLKILSYYAIHRKYGETVINYNPRYQEIKIHEVFTRLENGKIVRLPANAINEVLPAEAADAPAYNFLRRLVITHTGIEPNCIIHVDYSLITKNGFFPCLMGNERIQQSSPVGELNIKVIVPEQTDLKYDLLNIQAQPEIVSEKGTRQYEWKFSQLKAISEEFWQPAPQVFEPYLIFTTKDLKVVYNEFLNQPAMSFYLSEKARQWVEKTKSASKDNLDFISKVHQYITDYIRTYPLPLNLTGYKIQTPDEVFQNCGGTRIEKLTLMNAILQSVGIKPVLKLIAPGITKSISSLNIDAFSDCMIEIMLRGEESRDLTYYADQKDELSVNQNYWRVVYATYLPLYSGMSTYDPTSCSDCISIDFQSVNYVKMDEKGYIFSVTSPENKKLAVVQDTVFKIIRIPWSESGMEMWHLPAFVSKRETPVFLPAIRSDNRKIVMEYPSKLRFIGNNTHFFIENEAGSFFFDISKKGKKLIIQRKIQFNKQIIEPDSYQKLKELIAFWQSEKFNTLYFTGK, from the coding sequence ATGAAAAAGTTAATCATAATCTTGTTGACAGTTGCCTCTTTCAGGCTGTTTGCCGGAAATGAAGATGCTGTTTATCTAAAGATGGAAAAAACATTTATTCTTCATCAGGATGGTACCATTGAACAACGTTATAGTCATGACCTGAAAATCTTATCATATTATGCTATTCACCGGAAGTACGGGGAAACAGTTATCAATTACAATCCTCGTTATCAGGAAATAAAAATTCACGAAGTATTTACGCGGCTTGAAAACGGAAAAATTGTCAGATTGCCTGCAAATGCTATTAATGAAGTGTTGCCTGCTGAAGCTGCCGATGCCCCTGCTTACAATTTTCTCAGGAGGTTAGTCATTACTCATACAGGGATTGAACCCAATTGTATTATTCATGTGGATTATTCACTGATTACAAAAAATGGCTTTTTCCCTTGCCTGATGGGCAATGAACGCATTCAGCAAAGTTCACCGGTTGGCGAGTTGAATATCAAAGTTATTGTCCCTGAGCAGACTGACTTGAAATATGATTTACTAAATATTCAGGCTCAGCCGGAAATAGTTTCTGAAAAAGGAACGCGGCAATATGAATGGAAGTTTTCTCAACTGAAAGCAATTTCGGAAGAGTTTTGGCAACCGGCACCTCAGGTTTTTGAACCCTATCTGATATTCACCACCAAAGATTTGAAAGTGGTTTACAATGAGTTTTTAAATCAACCGGCCATGAGTTTTTATCTTTCTGAAAAAGCACGCCAGTGGGTTGAAAAGACAAAATCTGCTTCAAAAGACAATCTGGATTTTATTTCCAAAGTTCATCAATACATTACTGATTATATCCGGACTTACCCATTGCCGCTAAACCTGACAGGTTATAAAATTCAGACTCCGGATGAGGTTTTTCAGAATTGCGGAGGGACCAGAATAGAAAAGCTTACCCTGATGAATGCCATTTTACAGAGTGTTGGAATTAAACCTGTTCTGAAGTTGATCGCCCCGGGAATTACAAAATCAATATCTTCATTGAATATTGATGCTTTTTCCGACTGTATGATTGAGATAATGCTCAGAGGAGAAGAGAGCAGGGATTTGACTTATTATGCTGATCAGAAAGATGAATTATCTGTTAATCAAAATTATTGGAGAGTAGTTTACGCCACCTATCTTCCTCTTTATTCAGGAATGTCAACTTACGATCCGACAAGCTGCTCCGATTGTATATCGATTGATTTTCAAAGTGTTAATTATGTAAAAATGGATGAAAAGGGTTACATTTTTTCGGTGACCTCTCCTGAAAATAAAAAACTGGCAGTTGTACAGGATACGGTTTTCAAAATCATTCGCATTCCATGGTCGGAATCGGGTATGGAAATGTGGCACCTTCCTGCTTTTGTCAGCAAAAGGGAAACACCAGTCTTTTTACCGGCAATCAGATCCGACAATCGTAAAATAGTCATGGAATATCCTTCAAAATTACGTTTTATAGGGAATAATACCCATTTTTTCATTGAAAATGAGGCAGGTAGTTTTTTCTTTGACATCAGCAAAAAAGGGAAAAAACTTATTATTCAGAGAAAAATCCAGTTTAACAAACAGATAATTGAACCAGACAGTTATCAGAAATTAAAAGAGCTGATTGCATTTTGGCAATCTGAAAAATTCAATACACTTTATTTTACAGGTAAATAA
- a CDS encoding NAD(P) transhydrogenase subunit alpha: MQEIFQFLYVNKEMLFIIALSILLGVEVISHVPAILHTPLMSGANAIHGVVIIGAIIVMGHAETTASIILGFFAVILGTLNVVGGFVVTDRMLEMFKKKPKKD, encoded by the coding sequence ATGCAGGAGATATTTCAGTTTTTATACGTTAACAAAGAGATGTTGTTCATCATCGCCCTGTCCATTTTACTGGGCGTTGAGGTTATTTCACATGTTCCGGCTATCTTGCACACCCCGTTGATGTCGGGAGCAAATGCCATTCATGGAGTCGTTATCATCGGAGCCATTATTGTGATGGGACATGCCGAAACAACTGCCTCTATCATCCTTGGATTTTTTGCAGTCATCCTTGGAACACTCAATGTGGTTGGCGGTTTTGTGGTTACAGACCGTATGCTTGAGATGTTTAAGAAAAAACCTAAAAAAGACTAA
- a CDS encoding NAD(P)(+) transhydrogenase (Re/Si-specific) subunit beta, with protein MNEIINFTKELSFSSGQSLLEMIYLIASVLFVFGLKMLSHPETARKGNLWAAFGMTLAIAGTILFHKKDGQGIHNIGWIIGGIVIGTLIGWIVAKRVKMTAMPQLVSLFNGMGGACAALISLMEYPHLHVVGGHYQAGIVITIVLGAMIGTVSFTGSMIAFGKLNGNLGDIRNKIMRPINILILLVLLALIIAIVFFPKYVDHEGYQSLDMTLLWVLFGLSFVYGILFVSPIGGADMPVVISLLNSFTGLAAAFGGFLYHNQAMLTGGILVGSSGTILTILMCNAMNRSLINVIAGAFGGGGSAANQETGTVKEITLSDAAVLLSYSQKVAIVPGYGLAVAQAQHICHELDKMLEEKGVEVRYAIHPVAGRMPGHMNVLLAEADVPYEKLIEMDDINPDMPNIDVVVIVGANDVVNPAAEDDPSSPIYGMPIIKAREAKNVIVMKRGMGKGYAAIENMLFFHPKTRMLFGDAKSTIQKLIEEIKNL; from the coding sequence ATGAACGAGATAATAAATTTTACTAAAGAACTGTCGTTTTCTTCCGGACAGTCTTTGCTCGAAATGATTTACCTGATTGCTTCTGTATTGTTTGTATTCGGACTTAAAATGCTCAGCCATCCTGAAACAGCGAGGAAAGGAAATTTATGGGCTGCGTTCGGGATGACGCTTGCAATTGCAGGAACTATTTTATTCCATAAAAAAGACGGTCAGGGTATTCACAACATAGGATGGATTATTGGTGGCATTGTTATCGGAACTTTAATCGGATGGATAGTGGCCAAACGTGTTAAAATGACCGCCATGCCACAGCTGGTTTCTTTATTTAACGGAATGGGAGGTGCATGTGCTGCTTTGATTTCGCTGATGGAATATCCTCATCTTCATGTGGTGGGAGGGCACTACCAGGCAGGTATTGTCATCACCATCGTTTTAGGTGCTATGATTGGAACAGTTTCATTTACTGGAAGCATGATAGCTTTCGGAAAACTGAATGGAAATCTGGGCGATATCAGAAATAAAATCATGAGGCCCATTAACATTCTGATCCTGCTCGTTTTACTTGCCCTGATTATTGCCATCGTGTTTTTCCCGAAATATGTTGATCACGAAGGTTATCAGAGCCTCGATATGACGCTTCTGTGGGTATTATTCGGACTTTCTTTTGTCTATGGAATTTTGTTTGTCAGCCCGATAGGAGGAGCAGATATGCCTGTGGTTATTTCACTGCTGAACTCATTTACAGGACTTGCTGCTGCTTTTGGTGGGTTTCTGTATCACAACCAGGCTATGCTTACAGGAGGTATTCTGGTCGGATCCTCAGGAACCATTCTGACCATTCTCATGTGCAATGCGATGAACCGTTCCCTTATCAATGTCATTGCTGGCGCTTTTGGGGGTGGAGGCAGTGCAGCTAATCAGGAAACCGGTACCGTTAAGGAAATTACTCTTTCGGATGCCGCTGTATTACTGAGTTATTCACAGAAAGTGGCAATTGTTCCCGGCTATGGACTGGCAGTAGCTCAGGCTCAGCATATCTGCCACGAACTTGATAAAATGCTGGAAGAGAAAGGAGTGGAAGTCAGATATGCCATTCATCCGGTAGCAGGACGTATGCCCGGACACATGAATGTCTTGCTGGCTGAAGCTGATGTTCCCTATGAAAAACTGATTGAAATGGATGATATCAATCCGGATATGCCTAATATTGATGTTGTGGTAATTGTAGGAGCCAATGATGTGGTCAATCCGGCTGCCGAAGACGATCCTTCTTCTCCTATTTATGGCATGCCTATTATCAAGGCAAGAGAAGCTAAAAATGTCATTGTGATGAAAAGAGGAATGGGAAAAGGCTACGCTGCTATTGAAAATATGCTGTTTTTTCATCCAAAAACAAGGATGTTGTTTGGCGATGCTAAATCTACCATCCAAAAACTGATTGAGGAAATAAAGAATCTTTAG
- the rimO gene encoding 30S ribosomal protein S12 methylthiotransferase RimO yields MKRINVFTFGCAKNLYDSEVLMGKLSQIGYEVVHEKELEEEDIVIVNTCGFINDAKQESVNAIFEFIEKRNRGLIKDIFVFGCLSERYKVELQKEIPEIKNFFGVFSFDEIIKAIEPGLLVPKGYSRKLSTPGHYAYLKISDGCDQKCSFCAIPLIKGKHKSTPIDTLIEEANWLAQKGVKELILVSQDSSAYGLDLYGQRKLVELVSQLAEINEFEWIRLHYLYPSGLPLRLIDLMAANERICQYVDLPVQHISDNVLRAMKRGFTSVKTYRLLEEIKKRAPQAALRTTLLVGHPGESDDDFEELCDFVKEVEFDRLGVFEYSDEEGTAAYRLKNKIDRYQKQERASVIMAIQQSVSLKKNESFVGKNIKVLIDRLENNHYIGRTEFDSPEIDHEVLVKSRKKLLTGEFYQVRITGFSYHDLMAKYPAND; encoded by the coding sequence ATGAAGAGAATTAATGTTTTTACGTTTGGATGTGCTAAAAATCTCTATGATTCTGAGGTTTTAATGGGGAAACTCAGTCAGATTGGCTATGAGGTGGTTCATGAAAAGGAGCTTGAGGAAGAGGATATAGTCATTGTCAATACCTGTGGTTTTATCAATGATGCCAAACAGGAATCTGTCAATGCCATATTTGAATTTATTGAAAAAAGAAACAGGGGACTGATAAAAGATATTTTTGTATTTGGCTGTCTTTCAGAAAGATATAAAGTCGAGTTACAGAAAGAAATACCTGAAATAAAAAATTTTTTCGGGGTTTTCAGTTTTGATGAAATTATTAAAGCCATTGAACCCGGCTTGCTGGTGCCAAAAGGATATTCGAGAAAACTATCAACACCGGGACATTATGCATATCTGAAAATTTCGGATGGATGCGATCAGAAATGCTCGTTTTGTGCCATACCGCTTATTAAAGGAAAACACAAATCGACTCCCATTGATACCTTGATCGAAGAAGCTAACTGGCTTGCACAGAAAGGAGTCAAAGAACTGATATTGGTTTCGCAGGACAGCTCTGCCTACGGACTCGACCTTTACGGTCAGCGAAAGCTCGTAGAATTAGTATCACAGCTTGCAGAAATAAATGAATTTGAATGGATTAGATTACATTACCTGTATCCTTCAGGACTTCCGCTCAGACTGATAGATTTGATGGCTGCTAATGAAAGAATCTGCCAATATGTTGACCTGCCTGTTCAACATATTTCTGATAATGTGCTCAGGGCAATGAAAAGAGGGTTTACTTCTGTTAAAACCTACAGGCTGCTCGAAGAAATAAAAAAACGTGCACCTCAGGCTGCGCTCCGTACGACATTGCTTGTCGGACATCCGGGAGAAAGCGATGATGATTTTGAAGAGTTGTGTGATTTTGTGAAAGAGGTAGAATTCGACAGACTCGGTGTTTTCGAATATTCAGATGAAGAAGGCACTGCAGCCTACCGGCTTAAAAATAAAATCGACAGGTATCAGAAACAGGAAAGGGCTTCCGTCATCATGGCTATCCAGCAGTCTGTTTCGCTTAAAAAGAATGAATCTTTTGTCGGGAAAAACATTAAAGTATTGATTGACAGGCTTGAAAACAATCATTACATCGGAAGAACTGAATTTGATTCCCCTGAAATTGACCATGAAGTCTTGGTCAAAAGCCGTAAAAAACTCTTGACGGGAGAATTTTATCAGGTCAGAATTACAGGATTTTCTTATCATGATTTAATGGCTAAATATCCTGCAAATGATTGA
- the ftsY gene encoding signal recognition particle-docking protein FtsY: MGIFGIFRNKEKEIEQEQKLEASLEKTKTSFFSKITKALVGKSTVDDSFLDELEEILLSSDVGIETTVKIIDRLEKRVSREKYFNTDEVIGILKEEIIKMLSEHEGTMDVSFDFPENIKPYIIMVVGVNGVGKTTTIGKLAYQFRLMEKEVFVGAGDTFRAAAVDQLKIWGERAGVQVISRGMGSDPASVAYDTVKSAVTKNADVVILDTAGRLHNKINLMAELEKVDRVIKKVVPDAPHETVLILDASTGQNAIEQARQFIKATKVNTLAITKLDGTAKGGVILGIVDQFKIPVKYIGVGEKIEDLQLFDKRKFVESLFKTS, from the coding sequence ATGGGAATTTTCGGTATTTTCAGAAATAAGGAAAAAGAAATTGAACAGGAACAAAAACTTGAAGCAAGCCTTGAAAAGACAAAAACTTCGTTTTTCAGTAAAATAACAAAAGCTCTTGTCGGGAAGTCAACTGTTGATGACAGTTTTCTTGACGAGCTTGAAGAAATATTGTTATCCTCAGATGTGGGTATCGAAACAACCGTAAAAATCATTGACAGGCTGGAAAAACGGGTGAGCAGGGAAAAGTATTTCAACACCGATGAGGTAATAGGTATTCTTAAGGAAGAGATCATCAAAATGCTTTCAGAGCATGAGGGTACAATGGATGTGAGCTTTGATTTTCCTGAAAATATTAAACCTTACATCATCATGGTAGTTGGTGTAAATGGGGTAGGGAAGACAACAACCATCGGAAAACTTGCATATCAGTTCAGACTGATGGAAAAAGAAGTTTTTGTTGGTGCAGGCGATACATTCCGTGCCGCAGCAGTTGACCAGTTGAAAATCTGGGGTGAACGTGCCGGAGTCCAGGTTATCAGCAGGGGAATGGGCAGCGATCCGGCTTCTGTTGCGTATGATACTGTTAAGTCGGCTGTTACAAAAAATGCAGATGTAGTTATTCTGGATACAGCTGGCAGGCTTCATAATAAAATTAATCTGATGGCTGAACTTGAAAAAGTGGACAGGGTCATTAAGAAAGTAGTGCCTGATGCACCACACGAAACAGTGCTCATTCTGGATGCCTCCACCGGCCAGAATGCTATTGAACAGGCAAGACAATTTATCAAAGCAACAAAAGTCAATACTTTGGCTATTACAAAACTGGATGGCACGGCAAAAGGCGGAGTGATTCTGGGAATTGTCGATCAGTTTAAAATCCCTGTAAAATATATTGGTGTAGGTGAAAAAATTGAAGACCTGCAACTCTTTGATAAGCGAAAATTCGTGGAATCGCTTTTTAAGACCTCATAA